ATCCGCTCTTCGAGAAGGTGGCCAACATCATCGTCGCCAGTAATGCCCTGGCAGTTGACGCCGCGGCCCGGAGCGCCACTCGGCTGGGTTACAATCCCCTCGTGCTGTCGTCGCGCGTTCAAGGCGAGGCCAGAGAGGTGGGGCGCGTGCTCGCCGCCATCGCACGTGAGATCCGTGCGAGCGACCGCCCCGTGCCCAGGCCCGCATGCGTGTTGGCGGGAGGTGAGACCACGGTGACGCTCAAGGGTGCCGGGCTCGGAGGACGCAACCAAGAGCTCGCGCTGGCGGCCGCGCTCGACATCGAAGGTCTCGACGGCGTGCTCGTGATGGCTGTGGGCACCGACGGCACGGACGGCCCGACGGATGCGGCGGGCGCTATCGCCTTCGGCGACACGGTGGCGCGGGCGCGCGAGGCCGGGCTTGACCCCCGAGCGTATCTCCGGGACAACGATTCGTACCATTTCTTTGACGCGCTGGGCGACCTCGTTATCACAGGCCCCACGCGCACCAACGTCATGGACATCATCGCGGTCCTCGTAAGGTAGTCGCGGGGTGCGCCCAGCAGAGCCCGGGCTCGGCGGCTCGATGGCGGCGGCAGGTGGCCGCCGTGGATCACTATCCTGAAAGCATGATTATCCCGGCCAAGGCGAAGTACACCGCGAGCACCACGAGGAAGCATCCGCACACCAGAAGGACGGCCCTGTATACGGCGTCGTTGAGCAGTCTCCTTCCGGTCACCACTATCAACGAAACCAGGAAGTACCACGCGAAGTCGGAGGAGATGTGGCCAGCGTAGAAGGCCGCGGAGGCCGCGCGTCCTTGCTGAAGGGCAAGCCCGACCGAGGTCGCGCCGATGGTGGCCCACCAGAGTGTCCAGTAGGGGTTGGAGACGGTTGCCAGCGCGCCGGCCGCAAAGGAAGCGACGTCTCCGCGCGCGGCCGACAGCTTGCCCGAGGCCCGAAGATGCGGCCCCGCCTCAGGCGCTGGCGCTCGCTGCTGCCCCCTGACAGCCACGGGCATCGGGGCAGCGCTCCATGCCGTCTTGATGGTGCCGTACGCCATCCACGCGAGCATGACGCTCCCGGCAAGCCCTATGGCCCCAGCCACAGGCCGCCTCGAAAGGATCCCGCCGAGCCCGAAGGCGAAACCGACAACCACCATGAGCTCCAACACTCCGTGCGCGGTTACCGCGAGCATGCCCCCGCGGAGCCCCCGTCTCGACGTCTCGCTGATGTTGACCACGAGGAGGCTTCCCGGCATCATCGCGCCGGAGAGGCCCACGACAAAAGCGCTGGCGAATATGGCTGCGATGTTCATCGTCTCTTTCACCGTCCGCTCCGCAAGTTGTCGTTCTACATTCATCACGCGTGCCAAGATTCCTCCAAGCATGGCGCCGAGACTCCTCGTCTTTTCTCAAGAGGCGGCTGAGGTCGGCAGTGGTGGCCGCAGGTGGCCGTACGGCAGGGCGTGGGAGAGACCTTGTCGCGTCCGCGGCGCCCGTCCCCGCCCGCGCCCCACTCCGGCGGGCGCTGACCGTCCATCTCCCCTTAACCAGCGTGTCACAATCGTTAACATGGGCGTCACATGCGGGTAAACTCGGTATGCAATAATAGCCGTGGCTCGAGCGGCTCGAGCCGAACATGAGCCAGCGTCCAGCTCCACGCGCTCGCCGGAGGAAACGCGCGACCCGTCTCAACCGGGGCTACTGCCGAGCCGGGCCGTGGCGGTAGGTGGGGGTCGCCGCCCCGCTCCATCACCACGCGCCGACCCGGCAGACGGGAACGCTGGGATGCAAGTTCATCCGAAGGAGGTTTTTGGAGCATGAAGTTGGACACAAAGAGCGAGAGCTTCATGAAAGCGGCGCCTGCTCTCATCCTCGCTCTCGTGCTGTGTGTAAGCCTCTCCGTAGGGCGGGTTGAAGCGAGGAGCCAGATAACCATCCAGGGCTCCACGACAGTCCTTCCCATCGCCCAGAGGGCGGCCGAGGTCTTCATGGCGAAGCATCCG
This is a stretch of genomic DNA from Bacillota bacterium. It encodes these proteins:
- a CDS encoding LysE family transporter; the protein is MLGGILARVMNVERQLAERTVKETMNIAAIFASAFVVGLSGAMMPGSLLVVNISETSRRGLRGGMLAVTAHGVLELMVVVGFAFGLGGILSRRPVAGAIGLAGSVMLAWMAYGTIKTAWSAAPMPVAVRGQQRAPAPEAGPHLRASGKLSAARGDVASFAAGALATVSNPYWTLWWATIGATSVGLALQQGRAASAAFYAGHISSDFAWYFLVSLIVVTGRRLLNDAVYRAVLLVCGCFLVVLAVYFALAGIIMLSG